In Balaenoptera acutorostrata chromosome 8, mBalAcu1.1, whole genome shotgun sequence, the genomic stretch GCTCAGGTTGAGTAACAAACAGCTCAGGATAAAAAAACACACCAACATGTGAAATGTGCTAGAGAGGAGAGTCACGCAGGCCACCCTTCCCCCATGCCAACCACTCCTCTCTAGGGACACACCCCGTCCTTAGAAAGCACCAAGAGAAGAACCAGAAGCTGTACCCCACCTCAAGCCCCACACCCTTAAGCCTGCCCTTGCACGGCCAGAGGATGTCAGGCAGGCGTCCCGTCTAGGCAATGCCCAGGCTGGCAAGAACTAGGGTGTCCAGCCGTTAGCTGCCAGATAGGGAGAAGGTGGCCCAACTGGTCAGAGTAATACTGTTTCCAAATGTTTACAAAGGACAAGTCTGGGTTTCCTTCTTAAAAAGTAGGCCCCAGTACTGATGCGTCTGGTGCCTGCCATCCTTTCTCCACCTGCTGGCAGGACAGCACTACCAGAGATGAGTACATCCCAAGCCCCAAGAATCTGTTTCCTCTTGTTTGAAGTGCCGATGCCAGCAGATGGAGTGAGGCACTGCATGCCCAGCCTGGGAAGGGCAGGGCGCGTACCGACCATTGTCCAGCCCACAGCTCAGGACCACACTCGGCTCCTGTAAATACTACATTTGCATAGCACTCAAGAAACAGAGTCACGTAATACAACTGGTAGGCCTAATAACCAAACCAATAAGAATGTTGAGAAAAGATTGAACACAAGAGACATAAAAGATTCCGGAAGCGCTTCTGTGCTTGTCACCATGAATGGCCCTGGCCCGGATGCTGGCCTCAGTTCTCAAAGGCAGCAAGATGATGGGACCATCACTCATCGTGAAATGTTCAGTCACCCGGCCCAGATCCAAACAAGATTTCCCTAAGCAGAGAAACATACCTTCTAAACCTTAGGGGAAGGCtgtagaataaatttttttttaaatatccatgATGATACCTATGTTTATAGGAATTAGTTCCTTTACTTGCCTGTCTCAACTTCTAAAATAACTGTAATTTAGCTGAAAGACTCTCAAATTAGGAATGTCAcatataaaaaatgcaaaatttctCTGAATGTTCTACTATTGTGCTTAGGATATCAAATTATGCAACTTTATAACAGAAGCTCTATTCCTTAGTTAATTTTACTGGAACTAAATGCTGCTAAAATTACAACATATGATAGTTTTCTTACTATTCATTATATCCAGATTCTCACCTGCTAGACAAGATCTACCTTCCATATTTGATAGCTGATGCCGACAGTTTCAAAATTGAAAAGATTTCCACAAAGATGTATTCCATAATGCAAAAGTATTTGATGAAGTCTCCCAACTCAACTTCACAAAagggaaataagatttttttttagaaattacaGGGGGGAAAGTGTTTATAAAGCTGATGTAAATGGGGAGAAAACGAAACccactcttttctttctcttgaaaaCACCATTTAATTCAGTGCTCGTGAAAACACTCACCCTGTGTATGCCAAGTCTCAGGCAAGCTGCAAGAAACAGCCCATATAATTTCTCATAACTTCCTCCTGAATTCAAATGAGTCCAACCCTTAACAGGTAgtggcatgtgtgtgtctgtggtgcgCACACTGGGACGTTTAAAAAGCATACACTAAACTCTTATTTTCTCCTAACTTATTACGCTAAACTGGGGAAACCAACTTCTCTGTCCAGCCCCTGGAACCATTAGAACATACTGATGTTACAAACCGTCCACTGTACAGATGCAATTACCAACAAAGAGTTGAAGAAGTGGACACAGTGTGCCTGGGGTAAATGGCTactactcacacacacagacacacacacacacgaatacacacatacaaaggTGGGTTAAGTGCTCTTGAAGCAATTTAAAGTACTTATCAGCAAACACACTATGTTACAGACATTAGAAATAAATCTTCTGTTTACAATGATCCATGCAAAAATATTCCTAAAactcttataaaataaaatgtgaaaaagaaaattatgaagaGTACTCACTATAAAAAATAAGGTTACCAAAGGCTCAGGGGTCAGGTATCCCACTCACCATCCGGGGCTGAATGCCACCCCAGTGCCGGAGCCCTGACCAGCTGCCGGAGCCGTAAGGAGAGTAAGGTGCCCCCCCCACCTGAGGCCCACAGCGCTTGAAACAACGATGGGGTGGAGCAGGGGCACCCCGCCCCTGACAGACCGCTGAAAGGGAAcagccctcaccccccaccccctctgaCTTCATCTgaggacagacacacacacacacacacccatcgaTACAAGTTGGGCACATTTAGGCAAAAAAATCCTCTTGGTTTCTTATGTACAATATTCAGATTTTAAACACAAAATCCTTTCTGTAATAAGTTCCGGCAGGCAAACACGTTCTGAGGCTGCCTGGCCCTTTGCTGTCCACACGTGCTTTGTGCCGAGTGTCCTCAGCCGCAAGAAGAGATGGCCGAAGGGGCTCACAGACAACAGGCGCCAGCCCTTCCCTCACACCTCCCCACAGCCATCTCCACGAGTCCCCTCCAGATGGTCTCAGAGGACAAGTCCCCATCAAGTGCATGGGCCGAAACACAGCCACAGCCCTGCCTCTCTACAAGGAACAATCAATATCCAATAAAGTTCTGTTcccttttaaaagttcttaaatATACAACTTTTTTCATAACACACAGCTGAATGAAGTCTTCGCCCTTCTTTGTGGGAGGAAGAACAACAATGCCTACATATGTTTTCAGGTGACTCAAACACTtcccttggggggggggggaaaggaatGATTTTTCTAAGCTAAATACAGGAGAGGCCAATACCTCCTCCAAGTGTGGCTGGTTCTCTTTCACATATCTTCCATCCCAGGAAAATAATTTAGCTCTACATAGGACTTTTCCATTAAACATATAGAAAGCATCATCTCTATCTGTAAGAGATTTGTAATGAAAATTTAGATGGCAGAGAAAATTGCTTTGCTGATACATAAACCACCTTGTGTCCCTAACTGGATTCATGGTAATCCCTAAGCACATCTACATCTCACTGACCCCACAAGCCTAAATGGAGAGAAAGCCATTAACCTGGCTGTACCCCAAGCAGCGGTGGCCCCCCCACACTCTCCCCATCCCTGCAACTCTCTCCCAGTGCAGTCTGCACAAAAGGAACAGATGGCTGGAAACTAGAAGTCCACATTTCCAACTGGCAACCCACGTCAACCCCAAAAGGCTGAAGAATCATCAAAGAGATTTCAGATGCTCTATGAAGAAATTCACTTTAACACTTATAACTTTAAGACTCTGCATACATTACAACAGTGCATTAGTGATACAAGTTGTAAAATACTTTTCCATTCCTTTGGATTTTGCATATGATGGTTCTTTATCAGTCACTGCAGGTAGATTGAGCAagctttgtttttgtgtttttttttttaacatgcattCAACTAGATATGATTCAGAACAGATTAACACTCCCTTTTTATCATTACAGTTAGCTAAAAAATTGCCTGGCAGCCCACCAAACAGGATTTGCTTTAAGACCAACCCACAGAGTCAGCTGGAGACTGAGGGCGCTGGGACCTGCTGGGCCGGCCGTAGTAGTGTTTAGCTAAGTGTCGAGAGCGTTAAGAAGAAAGTCCTGGTTGGAGGCACGAGGCCTGCAGCACCAGCTGTGGAACCTCCACGATGTGACTGCACAGCTCCATCCGcaaacctgggggtggggagaaagacgGACACAGTCACACACAGCTCCTCTGGCACCACTGCTCAGAAAAGGAGGCATTcaactggaggaggaggagatccACTAGGACAAGAAAGGGCAGCAGCAAGAGAGGCAACTGTGCTGGTTCCCACGGAGCCCAGAGACTTCCAGTTACAACTGGAGCCCTACTTCCTGCAGGAGACGGGCAGGAGACTAGAGCACAGCCCAGGTAAGGAACACAGTGCAGGGGGTGCACAGCAAGAACTCAAtggtttccttcttctttcctctgtAGAGTCCCAAGAAGGACAAAAATTTAAATGCTGCATTGCCTTTGGATCATCAGGTAGCATTTTTCTTGGCAGTGTTTAAACTGACACAGATCTCCCATTCTCCTCTTAAAAAAATgcactttaggggcttccctggtggcgcagtggttgagaatctgccattgcaggtgacacgggttcgagccctggtctgggaagatcccacatgccacggagcaactgggcccgtgagccacaattactgagcctgggcatctggagcctgtgctccacgacaagagaggctgcgatagtgagaggcccgtgcaccgcgatgaagagtggcccccgcttgccgcaactagagaaagccctcgcacagaaacgaagacccaacacagccaaaaataaaaataaataaataaataaataaataaattttttaaaaaagcactttaGTCACAAGCTGGCCCTGGGCTTCACCAGTCACTTACGTTTGCAGGGTGATCACCACTGGGGGGGCACATAGCTGTAGGTGGGCGTTCCTGGGGCCCGATACGTGGGCACGGTGACGGGGTGGGGGGCAACAGGAGTTGGGGAGTGGGCAGTCAGCAAGGTACCTGGAAGGAAGAGCAGGCATGTCAGTGGAGGGCAGCACCCCACCACTGCTCCCTCTTACAGGGGAGCTCCCGCCCGACCCCTGTGGCAAGGCGGGAGGCAGACAGGAAGAGGGGATGGCTTTGACCCACAATGCTCTCAGAACTCTTGATTATATACAAGTCAAAGCTGTATAAACACAGCAAGCTCGCATGGACAGCATATCTGCAGAAGCCTTTGGGCCTCCCCTTCATACAAGCATACTGAATTACTTTTGCAGATGaggtgataaaaacaaaacaaaaatattattcggccttaaaaaggaaggaaattagtCACATACCacaacacggatgaaccctgagggcattatgctcagtgaaatgagccagtcacaaaaagacaaattccacctgagtccacttatatgaggtccctagggGAGTCAAATGGATAGtgacagaaaggagaatggtggttgccaggtctGGGACAAGGGGAAGGGGgagctgtttaatgggtacagagcttCAGTTCTGCAGGacgagaaagttctggagatgtgaCACAACAGTGTGATAACACCACTGACCTGTACACTTGGAAATGGTTATGGTGGTAATAAATAactggaagagagggagagagggacgcGGAGGGAGATTCCCAACTACATGAGCTTCTGAGTACCTTAAGCTAAGCATATTTTCCCTATAACTGCAGAAAACTCAGTTGTGTCCAGTTATGGACAAGCACCACCTCAAACCTAACAGCCTCACCTGTcagcccttctctcctcctctttcctgcCTGCACCCACACCAGGGCCTGCCATCCCCTCCCTCCATGTGCCTCAAACACGCAGTTTCTATCTGTGCCAGACTCTCCTCTGCCTTCACGGGTAAGTACGggaaaaccaaataaaatagagactctAAGCAGAAACACACATGGTATCCTGAAACACCGTTCTCTCCTGACACATTTTCCTTATACTAAAGTCTAGGAAAACAAAGAgggaacaatatatatatattttttaaagacccaGCCATGGGCAACCAAATGCATTGTGTGTACCTGGCCCCTCACCACAGACAATTCACATGCCCATAGGAGGTAACCTAATCCCTAGACATTCAGTCAAGCCCTCAAACACTCCAGGGTTCCATGGAGACAGGCCCATTCCAGCCACGGGTCTCTTCTCTCTGTGGTTTATTTTCCAGACCTAGGGGAAGCCTTGGGAAATAAAGTCAATGTACGCCAAAGGATTTCTACAGGCAGCTGTTATCTCTATGAACACAAGACCGGCTTTCCTAGATTCATGAAAACATCCCCATTCAGACAACTTGGCCTGCACTGGTATCCCACACTAAAGGGAAGGATCGAGAGGGCCAGCCCCCCACATCACAAAGTATCCCTCTTCTGCCCAAGCTCACCATAGGAATCTGGTCACTCCTTGTCCCTACAGCCAAGTGACTCAGCTCACCAAAAAAAAGTGGCCCCATCAAATTTGGAGAGGGCTACTCAGTCATGGTCTATGGAAAAGGTACTTGGTTCATGGTTCTAAACCCTACACTCCAGTCTcaactgaaaggaaaaggaagaggaaggaggggaggtaaagaaaaatataatgtgCCATTTCTTCCCAAAAGGATCAGATGTCCTTCCATACAACTCTAGCCATGAAAAGTCAAAGCCAAGGGTCAGAGTACCGGTgggctctcccttcccccagccctcatGCCATCACAGAGCAGGCACCCCAGGGCCAAGAACTCACCCGCTGACATGGCCATAGTGGTCCCCGCCACCATGCCCATGGTGACGCCGTTGCCTCTAGGCGGAGGGATGGCAGCAGGGTACACCGTCGCCGGCATGCCGTTGGGCTGCACCACTGTGGTGTGGTGGATGACGTGAGGGGGTGCTGCATACAGGGGCTGGGGGTAGTACGTGCCTTGCTGGGGAAAGAAGAGAGACGAGGGCCACAGGGTCCCACACCCAGGGGGTCAGAGCCCTGAGGAACCGGCCCTTCCCACACGCACAGTGCCCAGGAGACCCTGTGAGACACCCACAGCGCGCCGCAGGCCTACCTGTGCGTACGGGCTCTGCTGGGGGTAGGCACTTCGCACGGGGTATACAGCGGTCTggtaggggttgggggaggaggagtACGGTGGCACAGCCCCGCTGGTGGGGGAACAGGACACTTTGTAAGGTGTGCCAGGAGTGTAACCTGAAACAAAGAAGCCCACAGCCTTAATTCAAACCCACACTCGGCCAGACACAGGGGGCGGACCAAGTGTGCAGTGAGGAACGAGGCAGTGTTCCAGCCCTGACCACAGTCATATCTGACACCTCTACTGAGATCTGGCTTCACTGCTTAGACTTCATGTGCAAGTATTTttctggggggtgaggggggaaaAGAAAGTTCTACTGAGTGCATACTTACATAGGAACA encodes the following:
- the FAM168B gene encoding myelin-associated neurite-outgrowth inhibitor; the encoded protein is MNPVYSPGSSGVPYANAKGIGYPAGFPMGYAAAAPAYSPNMYPGANPTFQTGYTPGTPYKVSCSPTSGAVPPYSSSPNPYQTAVYPVRSAYPQQSPYAQQGTYYPQPLYAAPPHVIHHTTVVQPNGMPATVYPAAIPPPRGNGVTMGMVAGTTMAMSAGTLLTAHSPTPVAPHPVTVPTYRAPGTPTYSYVPPQW